A stretch of the Bacillus sp. B-jedd genome encodes the following:
- a CDS encoding CidA/LrgA family protein, giving the protein MVYIKQSLLFSAQLLSIWAIYMVSVYTTKTFGLPIPASVLGMVILFLLLASGIVKVRYIEMAASFLNRHLGFFFVPIAVGLMDFGGLMKTSGIQIFIMIAGSTAVGLLLTGSLTQILAKGERKQHERSDTF; this is encoded by the coding sequence TTGGTTTATATTAAACAATCATTGCTTTTTTCTGCCCAATTACTTAGTATTTGGGCTATTTATATGGTGTCTGTTTATACGACAAAGACTTTCGGATTGCCGATACCGGCGAGTGTGCTCGGAATGGTGATTTTATTTTTGCTCCTTGCGAGCGGCATTGTAAAGGTGCGTTATATAGAAATGGCTGCTTCCTTCTTGAACAGGCATCTGGGCTTCTTTTTTGTCCCAATCGCAGTAGGGCTGATGGATTTTGGCGGATTAATGAAAACGAGCGGCATTCAAATTTTTATTATGATAGCCGGAAGTACTGCCGTGGGGCTGCTGTTGACTGGCAGCCTGACGCAAATTTTGGCAAAAGGGGAACGGAAACAGCATGAGCGGTCTGACACTTTTTAG
- a CDS encoding CAP domain-containing protein: MTGQTPDKTEAASNNQPVQERVYVYHSQNINFDEINRIIEDTLQRLGLQGYLKVVPMDQPGQAPESQGAPNSKQPVTPSASKAPAPSANPAPSQTEKQKPAAPAPSPAPAKQPAQGDQTAGTLSAYEQQVVSLTNAERAKAGLPALKIDTTLSKMAREKSRDMSANGYFDHNSPTYGSPFEMMKKYGITYTYAGENIAMGQRTPQEVVTAWMNSEGHRQNILNPNYTHIGVGHIAHGNYWTQEFIGK; this comes from the coding sequence ATGACTGGACAAACGCCGGATAAAACAGAGGCGGCTTCAAACAATCAGCCTGTCCAGGAGCGAGTTTATGTTTACCATAGCCAAAATATAAATTTTGACGAAATTAATAGAATCATTGAGGACACCCTTCAGCGTCTCGGACTGCAGGGATATTTGAAAGTCGTCCCAATGGACCAACCTGGACAAGCACCGGAAAGCCAAGGAGCACCCAATTCAAAACAGCCTGTAACCCCGTCAGCTTCCAAGGCACCGGCTCCTTCCGCAAACCCTGCTCCGTCTCAAACTGAAAAACAAAAGCCTGCAGCCCCTGCTCCATCTCCTGCTCCAGCCAAGCAGCCGGCACAAGGAGATCAAACTGCCGGCACACTGAGCGCATATGAGCAGCAAGTCGTCAGCTTGACGAACGCGGAACGAGCAAAAGCTGGTTTGCCCGCCCTTAAAATCGATACAACTCTCAGCAAAATGGCGCGCGAGAAATCACGCGATATGTCCGCGAACGGCTACTTTGACCATAACAGCCCGACTTACGGATCGCCATTCGAGATGATGAAAAAATACGGCATCACTTACACTTACGCCGGGGAAAACATCGCCATGGGACAGCGCACCCCGCAGGAGGTTGTCACCGCCTGGATGAACAGCGAAGGCCATCGCCAAAACATCCTTAACCCGAACTACACTCACATTGGAGTCGGACACATCGCCCATGGCAACTACTGGACCCAGGAATTCATCGGCAAATAA
- a CDS encoding LrgB family protein — translation MSGLTLFSFFLTLGVYIGAVNLSRRISSPFTTPVLIATVVIIFIFSKMDIAYSDYTPAKELMTFLLGPATVALALPLYKNRKILMEKFKAAMLGLCVGTIATICSAVWLAKLLGLSESIQAASAVKAVTTPVAIEAANIIGGNPAIAVAFVMGAGIIGAVFGPIILTISKINDPFARGLGIGTVAHGIGTSQIMKEGSLQGAASSVAMGIAAIITSILLPWIYPLL, via the coding sequence ATGAGCGGTCTGACACTTTTTAGTTTTTTCCTCACCCTGGGCGTCTATATCGGCGCAGTTAATCTCTCCAGGCGGATCAGTTCACCATTTACAACGCCTGTCCTTATTGCCACTGTCGTCATCATTTTCATTTTCTCAAAAATGGACATTGCATACAGTGACTACACTCCAGCAAAGGAATTGATGACCTTTTTGTTAGGCCCTGCAACCGTGGCGCTTGCATTGCCATTATACAAAAATAGAAAAATCCTAATGGAAAAGTTTAAAGCGGCGATGCTTGGACTATGCGTTGGCACGATAGCAACTATTTGCTCGGCAGTATGGCTGGCAAAATTATTGGGCCTTTCGGAAAGTATCCAGGCTGCCTCGGCGGTTAAGGCAGTCACAACCCCAGTCGCAATAGAAGCGGCCAACATCATCGGTGGGAACCCCGCCATTGCAGTCGCCTTCGTCATGGGGGCAGGTATCATCGGTGCCGTATTTGGCCCAATTATCCTCACCATATCCAAAATTAATGACCCATTCGCACGCGGCCTTGGAATCGGCACGGTCGCCCACGGCATCGGAACAAGCCAAATCATGAAAGAAGGCTCCCTTCAAGGAGCAGCCTCCAGCGTCGCAATGGGAATAGCCGCTATTATCACATCCATTCTACTCCCGTGGATTTACCCGTTATTATAG